One Ranitomeya variabilis isolate aRanVar5 chromosome 4, aRanVar5.hap1, whole genome shotgun sequence genomic window, cacatttttggcctgctggaggtcattttgcagggctctgatagtgctccacctgttcctcgcacaaaggctgaggtagccatcctgctgctgggttgttgccctcctacggccccctccatgtctcctggtgtactggcctgtctcctggtagcgcctccagcctctggacactacgctgacagacacagcaaaccttcttgccacagctctcattgatgtgccatcctggatgagttgcactacctgagccacttgtgtgggttgtagagtctgtctcatgctaccatgagtgtgaaagcacaaccaacattcaaaagtgaccaaaacatcagccagaaagcattggtactgagatgtggtctgtggtccccacctgaaacacttaataaaggagtggatcttgataattgccaataatttccatctgttgtctattccatttgcacaacagcatgtgaaattgattgtcaaacagtgttgcttcctaaaggccccgtctcacacaacgacgctgcagcgatacagacaacgatgctgatcgctgcagcgtcgctgttttgtcgctggggagctgtcacacagacagctctctccagcgaccaacgatcaggggaacgacttcggcatcgttgaaactgtcttcaacgatgccgaagtccccctgcagcacccgggtaaccagggtaaacatcgggttactaagcgcagggccgcgcttagtaacccgatgattaccctggttaccaaaaaaaacaaacagtacatactcaccatctgttgcccgtcaggtcccttggcgtctgcttcctgctctgactgagccgccgtacagtgagagcagagcgcagcggtgacgtcactgctgtgctctcactttacggcggctcagtcagagcaggaagcagacgccaagggacctgacgggcaacagatggtgagtatgtactgtttgttttttttggtaaccagggtaaacatcgggttactaagcgcggccctgcgcttagtaacccgatgtttaccctggttaccagtgaagacatcgctggatcggtgtcacacacaccgattcagcgatgtcagcgggacctcaacgaccaaaaaaaggtccaggccattccgacatgaccagcgatctcacagcaggggcctgatcgctggcacgtgtcacacatagcgagatcgctactgaggtcgctgttgcgtcacaaaacttgtgactcagcagcgatctcgctagcgatctcgctatgtgagacggggcctttagtggacagtttgatttcacagaagtttgatttacttggagttatattctgttgtttaagtgttcccgggagggtcgaaacgtctgaTATTGACGCATCTTGTTACGATTTGTAAGATTGGCTCAATTTTTTGTTTGGACAgattattataataataaaaatatttgcaTCAACCGCGTGTGCTGTGAACCATTTTCTATTGCGACagtacaaaaggaacagaactattacattttatataggtagtgtttataaaaatatacaaacgattttacaaaggggacaaacaaTATAGCATGTACAAGTGCATAAAATTAAAGAGATTAACAAAAGAACTTAACAAACACTGGTCATGGAAATGACTTTGAGCTTGGTGAAGGGGAGCACTTTGGTTGGGTAATGTCCAGTGAACGTGGATCATGCCTACGCATATATGTATCTCCCTGCATTGAAACATGTGGTTTTAGTTCAATGATTTACAAGCTTTCTCCTTCTGGAGATTTTACTTTTTCTATGACCTGCACATTTTAGAGTTTCCTTTTATTGGGGCCCTCCTAaggcacacctgtgcaataatcatgatGTCTAATCAGCATCTTTATGTCACACCtgtgaggtggatggattatctctgcaaaggagaagtgctcactaacacagatttaaacaaatttgtgaacaatatttgaaAGAAAATGGCCTCTTGTGtacatagaaaaagtcttagatctttgacTTAATCTAattaaaaatggaagaaaaaacaaaaatgttgcgTTTTTATAGTTTTGTTCAGTATATTCTATGATGAGATGTTATTATGGagaggtgaggaggaggaggagctggaagcagagctcctccctcctacATAGAACTTTTGAGCAACAACTGCCATCTCCTGTCTTTGTAATGTAAAAATATGTATTCACAGAATACAAATTTTACCCAGGAATTGAGAattaatgatcagtccaggaggagaaagaagcagatttctctgatggtACTGTACTTCCGGCACAGGTTGCCCAAGATGTGGTCTTCTGCATCTAAACCACTGGAAAATCCTTGGATCTAGATACAGGACAGGTTGAGTATTCTAGAACTTGATTTCTGTCTGCAAGGCAGCTTCTAATTAAAATTTGGGACCCCTGTTAAAACAGTACAGTAAGGTTTTTGCTAGGTATGTTGGTTAACTTACTATCTTGAAAGCCAATagataaaaaaaattgcttttatttTATGTAGATGCCCAGTACAAGAGCTCAAAGAGTCAGCTCTTTTTATCACAAAGCTCCAAAATAGAAGATAGAAATATGATACAAGATTGTCAAAAGGATCAACCCTTTAGCCAAGATATACTCCAAGGACTTCCTACTTCAAATGTACTTCCTGAGCTCTTGGATCACGAAGATGCTCCAGACACATCACATTTTCTTGCCCAAAGTATTGATCATACAGGATATAAAACCTTTCAGTGTtttgaatgtgggaaatcttttgctAAGAAATCAGTGCTTGtagaacatcagagaattcacacaggggaaaaaccattttcatgttcagattgtggaaaatgttttacccaGAGATCAAATCTTGCCCAGCATCAGAGAATTCACAGAGGGGAGAATCCATATatgtgtttagaatgtgggaaatatttttccaaaaaatcAAATCTTCTcagacaccagagaattcacagtgGAGAAAAGCCATTTGCATGTTCTGACTGTGGAAAACGTTTTACAAGTAAAAGTCAGCTTGAGGTGCATCagcgaattcacacaggagagaagccatttacaTGTATggattgtggaaaatgttttatccagaagtcagatcttgttagacatcagaaggTTCACCCAGATTCAAGAGTCACCTCAATACCTCAATTTGGAGGCTTGGAAGGAGTTTCTATTGATCTCCCACATCCCCGAATTATAGCTATTTAAAGTTTTACAATGACAAGGAGCTAAAAGCAACATTTATTATTGAATGGAGGCTCATTGACTTTCAAAATGATGAAGCAAAATTGTCACCTTGAGTTACACAGTCCCCAATGTCTCACAAGCTATGAAGCTTATTTTGACCTCTAAATCTTACTGGAGCTACCAGAGAACTATTTGTGTGGTCTTCACAACTATCCCTGTTTGTGAGCTGTAATTAAACATTTCAGCTACATATAAAGGCTGGAATTATTTCATTTGTATAACATAAGTAAAAACTcttatttttttgcactttatttaaaCGAACTTTCATTTAAAAGACTTTACCTTTTGGAAACCACTTTCTTATATGATCCACGATCTGCAATAGGTTCTCACAAACTGCTTGCATTAGAGAATTAAATTACTGGTACACCGCCCCGTGTGATATGGAAATTCAATCCTCCAGTCCATTCTTAGTTGCCTAAAAATGTGAAGGGAGCCTTGCCCAAAGGATTCTTTGTGAATATGTCTCTTTATCAATCTGCTGGGTTTATGATTTATTGACagtaatgagtagggttgagcgaaacggatcgttcattttcaaaagtcgccgacttttggcaaagtcgggtttcgtgagacccgactccagcgttggatcggccacgtggtcggcgatctttgtatgacgccttcaccgccattttttcagccaattaaagagtgtgggcagcgtgatgacataggttccggcctggtttcagcggcgtcatagagccataataccgtttgggctgcagtgatttccgcagtcaaacacaacatatgctttgcacggaggggagagagagagagagagagagagagagagaatccacattgacttgcattgggtttcgtgttccggtccggaacccgactttacagtagaatcggccgatttcacgcgatccgactttcgagaaggtcgggtttcacaaaacccaactcgatcctaaaaaagcaaaagtcgctcaaccctagtaatgagttGTCTTGGGATGACAACAGTGGTCAGCATGTCCTCTCGGACCATACTCAAGTCATACATGGAGGCCTCCAGTTTGAGCTCATATTCTCTGTACCAAAGCAGAGAGCTACTCTGACAGACCTTGTAGACCTCAAGAGAAGGGTCCGCTCCCCGCTGTACCTGTCTGTCAtgattagtttgttcattgtaattttgacttgtgttttggatgtaaccccttctcatgtacagcaccatggactcaatggtgccatgaaaataaacaataataatttaTGCATTACATAGATGGCCCTTTCTTAGAATAGTGGCCATGTAGTTCTGCATTACCCTTTTAGCCAGACCTGCCTTTCCCTAGTGAGAGAAGTTGGACCCACAGCAGATTAATTGTCTCTTAAGAACTCATTTTAGGAAAGGCAGAACTGTTAGAGGACCTGTCATCAgggcaaaagtggccagtttttcctCTTTTAGTCCCGATGATCCTGTGAGTATgcaggttgtgttttttttttttttgtgtgtgtgtgttttttatttgtgCAAACATGTACAAAgatatgtcttttttttatttgatgcaaattttttttttaattttacatttttattgaagATTTTTTTTCATGTTTCCCAAAATATaaattttaagaaaaaaataaaggcAAGTATATGAACATATAACAGATTTCAATAAAAACAGATTAAACTAGTTATAGCAGAAATGCATTGGATTATGATGTTGTTCAGAAATTCAGATTTTTAACAATCTGAAAAAGGGGAGAGGACAGACAAGACTTACAATAGACAGATTGGGGAAAAGATAAATGTAGGTATTGGTAT contains:
- the LOC143767186 gene encoding gastrula zinc finger protein XlCGF66.1-like isoform X1; the encoded protein is MDKDLKNVTNKILKLTLEIIYLLTGEDYTVVKKTSEKYMTPCNYLYVSEVWGMIQSPHNEQKVLDLTYKIIELLTGEVSTAGAYSKSIGVNIEESRDFYIDVMEKKAVASLDGSSKGNPQERCPSPFYSQDCPVEKKNVHLRHQNRGEDLINIKVEVIAAEEEMCVKNDHQCKKEEIPVPISRDAQYKSSKSQLFLSQSSKIEDRNMIQDCQKDQPFSQDILQGLPTSNVLPELLDHEDAPDTSHFLAQSIDHTGYKTFQCFECGKSFAKKSVLVEHQRIHTGEKPFSCSDCGKCFTQRSNLAQHQRIHRGENPYMCLECGKYFSKKSNLLRHQRIHSGEKPFACSDCGKRFTSKSQLEVHQRIHTGEKPFTCMDCGKCFIQKSDLVRHQKVHPDSRVTSIPQFGGLEGVSIDLPHPRIIAI
- the LOC143767186 gene encoding uncharacterized protein LOC143767186 isoform X2, which translates into the protein MTPCNYLYVSEVWGMIQSPHNEQKVLDLTYKIIELLTGEVSTAGAYSKSIGVNIEESRDFYIDVMEKKAVASLDGSSKGNPQERCPSPFYSQDCPVEKKNVHLRHQNRGEDLINIKVEVIAAEEEMCVKNDHQCKKEEIPVPISRDAQYKSSKSQLFLSQSSKIEDRNMIQDCQKDQPFSQDILQGLPTSNVLPELLDHEDAPDTSHFLAQSIDHTGYKTFQCFECGKSFAKKSVLVEHQRIHTGEKPFSCSDCGKCFTQRSNLAQHQRIHRGENPYMCLECGKYFSKKSNLLRHQRIHSGEKPFACSDCGKRFTSKSQLEVHQRIHTGEKPFTCMDCGKCFIQKSDLVRHQKVHPDSRVTSIPQFGGLEGVSIDLPHPRIIAI